ACTATCCAAACCAATATCAGTACAATTCAAGGAAATATCAATGCTATCGAAGAAAACATTGATACAATTGAAGGCGATGTTACAAATATAAATGGTTATTTAGCAAAAGCTTTGGTTGACACCAGTATTCCTGGAACGACAAATCTTACTCTAAATTATCAGTCAAACTGGACAAACACTCATGTAGGTGGAAAAGTTTATTTAGACAATACCAATACAAGCACTGACGATTTTATCCTTGCTGAGACATCACCACATTCTTTATTGATAACTGATAGTGCAAATCAAGTCTTTAAAAGCAATAATCTGCTCGATTCATTACTTAAGCGAATTACTGCATTAGAAACACAATCTGCCTCGTCCATACCTGTTGGTATGATAGCTATTTGGGGAAAAACCGATCCTATCCCTAGAGGTTGGGAAGAATATATCCCGTTGAAAGGAAGAATGCCAGTAGGACAACAGACTTTTACTGCTGAAGAGAAAAGTGATGCAATAGATGGAGACGGAGGTAATGGTATTAGCTATTACAGAGATATTTATGGCTCTATAATTTTCCCTTTTGAATCATTAGAAAGTGCCGGAGGACGAATTGGTAAAACATTACGTATTGAAGAAATGCCAAGTCATAAACACGGAGTTGGACGTTTTTCTGGTACGGGTAATAGTGCCGAACTTATATCAGAACCTTGGGAAGGCAATTATGGAGCTGGAGATTTTACCGATTCTCAAGGTGGTAGTCAACCATTTTCAATATTAAACCCTTACAGAGTAGTTAGATTTATCGTATATATAGGACTTTCTGCTGATATAACAGCACCAACAAAACCAACCTTATCGTTTTCAAATGTTGGTAATTCGACTTTACGTTTAAACTGGACACCTGCAAGCGACGAGTTTGGTGTAACAAAATATTTGATTTATAAAAATGGTAATTATTTAGGAGAAACGGCAAGTAATGTTTTTACTTATTATGTAAGTTCTTTAACTGCCGGAACACAATATAATTTCTATGTGATTGCAAGAGATGCCGCAGGAAATCTATCACCTCGCAGTGATAATGGAGATATAACAACAACAGCAATAATCGCTCCTACAATACCACAAAATATACAAGCTAACTCAGAAGGTCAAGGTCAAATACTTGTAGAGTGGGATCCTTCGACAGATGATAGTGGTATTGTCCAGTATGAATTATATCGAAAAACGGCTGGCGGAACTTACACTGCTTTTCAGATGGATTCTAACACTTATCGTATGGATTCGGGTTTATCACCAAATACAACCTATTATTATAAAGTACAAGCTTTAGATGCTCAATTCAATCCATCTGGCTTTAATGGTGAAGCTCATGCAACTACAGATCCTGCAACCGGTGGCGGTGGTGGCGGTGGATGTTTTGATATAGAATCATTGGTAACAATGGCATCGGGACAATCCAAAAAATTGAAGAATATTGAAATTGGTGACAAACTTCAAGGATTTTCTTTCCCGAATGAAATCGATGAATCTGATGGAGATTACATGGTCTGGAACGGAAAACTAAATGAAGGTGTTAAAGCAGAAGTAACTGTAGTAGGCAAAAAAGCAAGTTTACAACCTAATTATTTCGAAATTAAAACGGCAGAAACAACTATTAAAGCTACTGGGCAGCACCCATTATTGGTAACTGAAGACGGTGAAAATGTTAAATGGGTTTGTGTAAAAAATGTGTCACAAAACATGTTTTTAATTGACAAAACAGGAAAAACAAAAGCTATCGAATCAATCGTCTTTAAAGAAGAACCTTTAGATGTAATACTTCTGGATGTTGAAGACGTAGATAATTATGTTATTTCCGGAATTGTTGCTCACAACAATAAACAACCAATAGAACCATAAATAACAATCTGTAATAATCTTTTGGGGTTTTATGCCCCAAAAGATTATTTATTCTTAAATCATTAATCATAAAAGACTATACATGAAAATTGTGAAATTTATTTTTACAGCTTTAGCATTGCTATGGCTTTCAATTACAATCTTGGCAATGATACCCTTAACTATTTTACTTCTACCAACTCTTTTTATTTCGAAAAAACATTATACAGAATGGACCCTTTTTTTGTTTGCATTGATTTGTTCTTTAGGCATCTACCCTATTTGCTTTGTATATTCCATTACAAAATGGAAAGGCTTTTTAAGCTATCTAAGAAAACTTAGTTTATCTATTGACATTACCGGAAATATTGTAGGCGGTGCATTATTAAATGACAATTTTATCATCGCTTCTTCTACAAATCAATTTGGAGTTATCCGGGAAACCATAAGCGACAACTTGGGTGAAAATGAAAGAGACGATACGTTATCCGATTTCGGAAAAAGATTTACCAATTTACTGGGAGTAATTGATTTTGATCATGCCAAAAAATCTATAATAGAAGACTAAACCCCAAAAAAACCTATGATGCATAAAATCTCAGAATATTCAAATGAACTAAAATTATTGCTTTATGGAGTCTTTATGTACTTAGAAATGGATGTAGAGATTGTCAAAGTTCTGTTTTACTTAATGGTAATGGATACTTTTCTGGGTATAATCAAAACCATTGTCTTAAATAATGCCTTTAGCTTTAAAAAGTTAGCCTTGGGATTTGTATCAAAATTAGCCGTATTGCTAATACCAACAGCTTTGGCATTGATGAGTAAAGGACTTAATTACAACTTTAAATGGTTCGTAACCATAGTAATGGATTTACTTATTGTTAGCGACGGAATTTCCATTATCAGCAATATAATTGCCATAAAAACAAAGAAAGAAGTCGAAAATTTCGACGCAATGACCTTGATTCTTAAATCAATAAGAGAACGTTTGATACAATTATTCAAACGCCTTTTGATTACAATTGACCCTAAATACCATATCGAAAAATAAACCAATAACTCAACACAAAATAATACCTGCAATAATCCATGCAAGTATAAAAAATATAAAACTACTTTCTTTTTCTTCCGAATCTAAATTCCTGCCTCTAAACTAACCAACCAATTTGAAAGTAGAAACTAAAAATGCGCCTTACCAATTAGAACGAATATTTAAGATTAGAAGAATAAAAAACACAATAGATCTCAGCGAATCCTTTTCTGTTGTGAACAAAAAAGCATCTGCATCATTCTTTGACGCAGAAATTTACAAAGTAACCTTTAGCGCCATAATACAAACAAAACTAAAAACCTATGATCTGTTCTTATCCGGCAATGAATTGATTTGTGACGAGGAAATAGAAAACTTAAAAAAATCCCTCGACATAATCATTGCCGGAGACGGATCACAATTTGAAATATTGGACTACAAAACAGATTTTACCATTCAGTTTGATCTCGAAAACAGTTCTTTTCTTGAATCTGATGAGGTTAGAAATGGTTTGGTCGTTTTTAAGAAATAAAACAACATCGACAGTTTCAATTGAAATACAAAAATATAAAAAACAAAATACAACATGACAAAAAACAATATTAACAAGGCTCCTGAAGAGGAAGAATCTTCACAGGTCCAGATTATTAGCAAGCCACTAAAATTAGAGACTGTTAATGAAGGAAATAACGAAGATGATGTACTTGTGCGAGGTGCTGATAACACTGTAAAATATGTTCCGCAAAGCTCTTTAGGTGGCTCAACTATTTCTGTGACTAAATCAGAATTAGATAATTTGATAAATAATAATTCTTTAATTCCTGGCGCTAATTATAAAATAAGTGGAGTTCATCCAAGTTTGTATGATGATGGAACTTCGAGTGGAACTACAATATTTTTACAAGCTTTAACAGAAAACACTTTATCTAAAGAAGGACATGGAGAATTTTGGAATCCTAAATATGATCAGAGTGTTGATGGTTTTGGAATTTGGAATAATAATCAGATAACTGTTGAAGGAAAATTTGAAAGAACAAATGTTTATGCTCAACCAGTATCTATAAATGGAAATATTATTCAAGACTCTAATACTAATAATATTTATACTTATGGATATAATCAAACAAATGCTCAATGGGAAATTAATGTCGTCTACCCAACATTACCTCAAGGAACAGTTGAAACTTATATATCTTCTATTGAATTTGCAGATGTAAGAGATATGTCAATAGATTCGCAAGGTAATTTATATTTAACTAAACCTGTCGATAAAACAATATTGAAAATTGAAAATACTACAAAAACAATGTCTGTTTTATGCACGTTAGATCAATCTTTTCATTCAATATATATAGATTCAAATGATAATATTTATATTTTTAATCCTTCTTCTTCAAATTTATTCGCAAAAGAAATTAGACATGTAAGTTTAGATGGATTAAACGTATCTAGTGTATTAGCTCATAATGTTATTAATGAAACAACTTATATACGAAAAAATTCATTAGGCGAATTATTAGTTTTTTCAGTTTTTTCTACTTCTATTAGGAAAGTGTATCAAGTTATTAATCCTTCAGCTGTGACTGAAGTATGTTCTATTAAAGTAGTTGGTGGTGCTACTACTTGGGATTTAGATAGTTTAAATAATATTTACATTGCGGATGTCGCAGGTGGTAAAGTTTTTAAATATGAAATTAGCACTTCTACGACATCAACGTTTTGGCAAAAACCCTCAGGCCCATTAGATTATAATCCTCGAGCAATCAAAATTGATTCTAATGATAATGTTTATATTTCAACAATATATCCTAATAGCTTAATAAAACTTAACTCTTCTTCTACTGAAGAAATGTTAACAATTATTAGTGATGAGCTTCGAGATTTTGGAAGTGAATTGATGTTCATTGATTTTGAAGATAATATATTTTTCAAATATTTCAATTATTTTTTAAAATTTTATCCGAATCAATTGTTTAATGAAAAGGAGAGAATTTATGATTATAATATCTCAAAAATTAGTGGAGATTTAATTTCTGATATGAACAATTATTCACCAAATTTAATAAGCTTTGAAACAAGAGGTAATGATTGGACAGGAGTTTTAGCTGTAAATGGAGACGTTTCTGGTTCATTTAGTCAGATTAAAAATATAACACTAGCATCTCCTTATTCTATTGGGGAAAAAGTTATTTGGGGAGGATATTCCTGGACAAACAATTCAGGAGCAAAAGGACAAAATTACGATCAATTCACATTGTCTTACGATTGGACAAAAGATCAATATAATGAAGATGATTATAATCAGGAATTAGACATTATTGAATATGATTATCCTAATGATTGGATCTCTCGCAGATACGAAATTGAATCAGGATGCGATGTAATTTATACTAAATCTGATTATGATAATTTTGGTAGAGAATCCGCAATAAAAGTATTTCAATTTGGTAATTCCTTTAATTCTAAGCTTTATAAAGGACTTTCAAATATTACAGTTTCTCACTCTTATTTTGAAAACATCAATTTTACCGGAAGTTATCAAAGATCGATAATTTTAGATTCTGCAGAGCAATCAAATTGCATATTCGGACCAAATAGTTATCAGGAATATTTAACTTTTTCCGCAGGATCTAGTCAACAAGGTGTTGAATTCAAAAATAATTCAGGACAAATTCAATGCACCTTTAAAGAAGGTTCTAGCTCAGGAGACTATCTAATACAATCAAATTATACAATGTCAAATTTAAGTTTGCTTAAAAATTCAAGCATTTATAATATTTCACCTAACGAGGATTCATTGCTTTTAAATCCCTCAATTTTAAAAGAAATATACAATAGACCTGATGGTACAACTAAAATCCGTTATTACGACAACGACGATAATTTAGTTATAAGCGACATTAATGACTAATTTAAAAACACAAGAAAATGACTAAGAAAAAATACGGAATTAGAACAGTAAACGGCAATGAACCTGATCCGGAAACAGGAAATGTTGAGGTATCAACTGGAGGTTCTCAGGATTTGCAATCTGTTCTAGATCAAGGAACTTCAGCTGTATTAACAAATACAGCACTAACTATTATCGATGGCAATACCTCTGAAAACATGTCATTATTTGGAAGCAGAATATTTGGAGTTGAGCCTGCTACCGGCAACTATATTCAACTAAACGTGAATGGCTTAACAATTGCTGATAATCAAACAAATCATCAATTATCATTAATAAAAAATGGATTACAATACAGTAATCCTGACGCTAATTATACGAAAGTTACTTTTAACGAACCTTTACCTAGTGGAAATACAACTATAAAATTTCCTTCAAAACCAACAGCAGGCGAATATACCTTAGCAACACTAGATGACATAACTACCAATTCTCCCGTATCAGGCACAACAGTCGGTATTGTAGATAACACACCATTACAAGAATTAGGCGGTGTAGATAAAACAATCAATGGAATAAGAATAGGTAAAGGTAACGGGACTACTACTGAAAATATATTACTTGGTAGTGCAAATACATTTGGTTTAAATACTACAGGAGACTATAATACAGCTGTTGGCTATGATTCTATGATAGCCAATACAACAGGCGAAAACAATTCAGCTTTTGGAGAATGGGCATTACGAAGTAATACAACAGGAAGTAGTAATACGGCTATTGGAGTTAATGCATTGAATGCAAATACAACTGGAACTTGGAATGTCTCTATTGGTGTAAACTCCATGAATTCGAGCGTAAATGGTTATAGTAATGTAGCTGTAGGTGGTGAAGCATTAAAAAAAAATGTTGGAGGAACAAATAATGTCGCTGTTGGTATTTCTTCTTTAAGAGACAATGTTGGAATTGCTGCCAGTAGTACCAACGGATGTCACAATACAGCTTTAGGCAATTCAACTTTAATCTATAATGTATCTGGTGCTGCAAATACAGCCATAGGATCAGCTGCATTAGCAAGAGTGATGAGTGGTGAGCATAATATTGGTATTGGGTATCAAGGAGGTTCTGGCATAACAGGAAGCCGAAATGTTGTAATAGCCACAAGTGGTTGGGTAGTTGGAGGCGGCGGTATCACAACTGGTAATAACAATATGGTACTCGCGCCTAATAATGGAGACAATACCGGAATAACTACAGGAAGTGGCAACGTAGTTTTAGGAAAAGTTACTGGTTTAAGCGCTTCAGCATCAAATACTATTACAATATCTGATGGAGTTGGTAATATAGCTATAACAAAAAGCACAACAGGTGAATTAAAAACACCTAATCTAACACAAGCTCTTATCATTTCTGGCGGAGCTACTTCTTTAGTCACGAAAGGTTATATAGACAATACTGGTGCCGTAGATAACGTAACAACTACAGCATTGTCAAGTACTACTCTAACAACGACATATCCAAATGCATTATCAGGTTTTAGAGTTAGATGTTTAAATATTACAAACGGAGCTTTAACCTATGAAAAAACTGTCTCAGGTTGGATTCAATATGCTATCACGATAACCCAATAAACCAGCGTAATTGACAAAAATCAATCTTTTGCAAAATACCGAAAAAAGAAAACACAACATGATAAAAGATAATATTAACAAGACTCTTGAAAAAGAATCTTCACAAGTA
This genomic window from Flavobacterium sp. 9 contains:
- a CDS encoding phage holin family protein, encoding MMHKISEYSNELKLLLYGVFMYLEMDVEIVKVLFYLMVMDTFLGIIKTIVLNNAFSFKKLALGFVSKLAVLLIPTALALMSKGLNYNFKWFVTIVMDLLIVSDGISIISNIIAIKTKKEVENFDAMTLILKSIRERLIQLFKRLLITIDPKYHIEK
- a CDS encoding fibronectin type III domain-containing protein; this translates as MKQVNFTHEGGFPLEQETLERLQTAYRSELYEALKRHFSIDLETDYIVAHATDNQKGWAIIHQQDPANPNNPVGILYPIAIGAQTPYLKTTRTDKNLIYGTGASQTAYHDYEAEYSQAKYKDEVIVLENSDVQTIRYYDVSSLTLITDIKTIDEILAETKTKIDAIQANINVIEGNINAIESNIDVIEGNIGTIQTNISTIQGNINAIEENIDTIEGDVTNINGYLAKALVDTSIPGTTNLTLNYQSNWTNTHVGGKVYLDNTNTSTDDFILAETSPHSLLITDSANQVFKSNNLLDSLLKRITALETQSASSIPVGMIAIWGKTDPIPRGWEEYIPLKGRMPVGQQTFTAEEKSDAIDGDGGNGISYYRDIYGSIIFPFESLESAGGRIGKTLRIEEMPSHKHGVGRFSGTGNSAELISEPWEGNYGAGDFTDSQGGSQPFSILNPYRVVRFIVYIGLSADITAPTKPTLSFSNVGNSTLRLNWTPASDEFGVTKYLIYKNGNYLGETASNVFTYYVSSLTAGTQYNFYVIARDAAGNLSPRSDNGDITTTAIIAPTIPQNIQANSEGQGQILVEWDPSTDDSGIVQYELYRKTAGGTYTAFQMDSNTYRMDSGLSPNTTYYYKVQALDAQFNPSGFNGEAHATTDPATGGGGGGGCFDIESLVTMASGQSKKLKNIEIGDKLQGFSFPNEIDESDGDYMVWNGKLNEGVKAEVTVVGKKASLQPNYFEIKTAETTIKATGQHPLLVTEDGENVKWVCVKNVSQNMFLIDKTGKTKAIESIVFKEEPLDVILLDVEDVDNYVISGIVAHNNKQPIEP